Below is a genomic region from Caulobacter rhizosphaerae.
CGGTGCTGCGGCCCAGCGAGTATGCAGCGAACCTCAATTCGCTGATCCACACCTTCGACAAGTTCGGCGCCGCCGACACCGCCATCATCGGGGGGCAGAACTACCATGTCGGGCAGGGCGGGGACGAGGTCGACAACGTGCTGGGCGAGGCGGCGCTGCGCGGCGCCCAGGGCGTCAACTGGAACGACGCCTGGCGCGTGACCCATTTCAACGCCTTCGAGCGTCGTCGCCCGCGCTATCTGGAGAGCGGCTATTTCGGCGTCGGGGATCTCAGCCCCGAACCGAACAACCAGCGCGCCAAGTCGGGTTCGTCGACCCTGGGTTTCGCGCTGAACGACTATTTCGCAGCCCAGGTCGCGGCCAAGGCCGGCCATGCCGACGAGGCCGGGGCGCTGACCAAGCGCTCGCAGAATTGGCGCAAGATCTGGAATCCGGAGACGGAGAGCGACGGCTTCAGGGGCTTCCTGATGCCGCGCTATCCCGACGGCAAGTTCCAGGACATCGACCCGAAGCTCGGCTGGGACGGCAAGGTTCACAACAATGTCGGCTACTACGAAGGCACGGCCTGGATCTATTCCTACGGCGTGCTGCACGATCTTGACGGCTTGGTCGAGGCGATGGGCGGGCGGGTGCGCTTCAACGAGCGTCTCAACTACGCGCTGGACGCCGGCCTGATCGACATCACCAACGAGCCCTCGTTCGCCACGCCCTGGTTGTTCCATAACCTGGGTCGCGCCGACCTGTCGTCCTACTGGGCGGGGCAGGTGTTCAAGCACTTCACCGACACCGCCTATCCGGGCGACGAGGACGCCGGGGCGATGAGCTCCAACTACGTGTTCAACCGCCTGGGCCTGTTCCCAAAGCTGGGAAGCGACCTGTTCTATCTGCACGGGCCGCGCCACCCTCGCAGCCTGATTCACCTGGAAGGCGGCAAGACTCTTGAAATCGTCGCCGAAAACGCCGGCGCGGACCGTCCATACATCGCCGCCGCCCGCCTGAACGGAAAGCCGCTGCCGGGCCCCTTCGTCTCCCAGGCCCAACTGCTGGCCGGCGGCGTCCTTAGCTTCACGATGAGCGGTCAGCCTGGCCAATGGGCCTATGATGGCGCGGTGCTGGCGACGACAACCGATGTTCCCGCCCTGAGCGACGGCAAGACCTCGACGGTCTGGACCGCCTCGACCGGCCAGGCGGCGGTGTTCACCCGCCCGGCCGCAAGCTGCCTGAGGGCCTATACGGTCAGCGTGGGTCCGAATGAGGCCGATCCGACCGCCTGGCGGTTCAGCGGCTTCGACGGCACGCGGTGGGTGAAGCTGGACGAGCGCCGCGGTGAGCGTTTCGATCATCGCCACGCCACCAGAACCTTCGCCCTGAAGGCCAAGGCCTTTGCGCGCTATCGGCTGGCGTTGACCGCCGGTAAGGACGTTCAGGTCGCCGAGGTCGAGCTGATCGCCGGAACTGGCTGCCACTGAGATCTGGAACCGCGCGATGACTCCGTTGCTTCGAGCCGCCCTGGCCGCCTTCGTTCTCCTGTCGGCGGGCTCTGCCCGGGCCGCCGCGCCGGGCGAGCGGCTCGAGAAGGTGGTGATCCTCAGCCGGCACGGGGTGCGGGCGGCGATGTCGAGTCCCGAGCGGCTGGAGGAGGCCTCGGCTCGGCCGTGGCCTCGGTTCTCGGTCCCGCCTGGCCACCTGACGGCCAGGGGCGAAGCCCTGGCGTCGCTGATGGGCGGCTATTTCCACGACCATTATGTCGCCGAAGGTCTGTTGGAACGGCGGGGCGACTGCGGCGCGGCCTCCTACTGGGCCAACGTCACCCAAAGGACGATCGCCACGGCCCAGGCGGTTGGGCGAACTCTGTCCCCGGGCTGCGCCGTCGCAGTCGGCACGGTGGGCGAGGGCCGCGTCGATCCGATGTTCGAACCGGTGAAGGCCGGCGTCGTCGTCGCCGACCCGGCTCTGGCGCGGGCCGCCGTCGCTGGCCGCGCCGGCGGCGACCTTGCCGCCTGGAGCGCCAGCCATCGTGACGCGATCGAGCGGCTCGACGCGCTCCTGATGCAGTGCTCGGCCGGTCCGTGCCCGCCGTCGCCTGGAAAACGGCGGATCTTCGACGCCAAGCCGGGCTTCGCCGAGGGTGAGGAGCTTGTGTCGCTGTCGGGGCCGGAGGCCTTCGCGTCGGGCGTCACCGAGAGCCTGCTGATGGCGTGGGCCGACGGCCAGGATTTTGCGGGGCGGGGTTGGCGGGGTTTTGACGAGGACGCCCTGACCGGTGTTTTCGCCCTGCACCAGGCGGAGTTCGACCTGCGGCTTCGCACGCCCTACGTCGCCAAGACCCTCGGCGGTCCGCTGGCGCGACGGATCCTGGCCACGCTGGAGCCGGAGGGCTCCGATGGCATGATCGGTCCGGCGGGCGCCCGGATCGTCTTCGTGGCCGGCCATGACGGCACCCTGGCGGTGCTGGGCGGACTGCTGCGCCTAGAATGGGCCTTGCCGGGCTACCAGCCCAACCAGATCGGTCCCGGCGGCGCGCTGGTGTTCGAGCGCTGGCGTCGGGCCGACGGCGTGCGCGTGATCCGCGCCCGCTTCACCGGCCAGAGCCTTCGTCAGCTGCGCGAAGCGGCGCCCTTGACCCAGGCGACGCCGCCGCTGTCGGCGCCTGTGTTCATCCCGGGCTGCAGCACGGCCACGCCGGCGTTCGATTGTCCGCTGGACCGGTTCGAGGCCATCGTATCGCAAGCCTTGGCGTCGTGATCGCGCCTCGTCCAAACTAGAAGAATTGTCACGCGTAGGGAGGCCCGGGCCAATGAACAGATCGACGTCTATCTGGCGGGGCGCCCTGGCGCTGGTTCTTTGTCTCGCCGCCGCTCAGGCCGTGCAGGCGCAGGGCCGTCGCGAAACCGGGGCCCTCTTCACCGACAGCCTGGCGCGGGGCGGCTTCGTGCTGGTCGAGGCGGGGCGTGCGCCGACCATCATTGTCGATCCCGCCGACGCCGCGGTCGTCCGTCACGCCGCTGACGATCTGGCGGACGACATCAAGACCGTCACCGGTCAACAGGCGACGGTGGCGGCCGCGCCTGCCGGCAAGACGGCGATCCTGGTCGGCACGCTGGGTCACAGCCGGCTGATCGACCGGATCGTCGCCGCGAGGAAGGTCGACGTCTCCCGCCTGTCCGGCGCCTGGGAGAGCTTCGTCATCGCCTCGGTCGACCGACCGTTGCCGGGGGTCGACAAGGCCCTGGTCGTGATCGGCAGCGACCGGCGGGGGACGGCCTTCGGTGTCTATGAGGTGGCGCAGGGAATAGGGGTGTCGCCTTGGGCCTGGTGGGCTGACGTGACGCCCAAGCATCGAGTCACGCTGTTCGTCGCCCCGGGCGTCCATCGTTTCGGTCCGCCCTCGGTCCGCTACCGCGGCGTCTTCGTCAATGACGAGGACTGGGGCCTCTATCCCTGGGCGGTCAAGACCTTCGATCCCGAGCGCGGCGACATCGGGCCCAAGACCTACCGCCGGATCTTCACCCTGCTGCTGCGCCTGAAGGCCAACACCTTGTGGCCGGCCATGCACCACACGACCGCGCCGTTCAATTCCGACCCGGCCAACGCCAAACTGGCCGAGGAATACGGCATCGTCATGGGCTCGTCCCACGCCGAAGCCATGCTGCGCAACAATGTCGGCGAGTGGAAGGCTGCGCCCGAGACGTTCAACTACGCGACCAATCCCGAAGGCGTGAAGGCCTATTGGGAAGAGCGCGCCAAGCTGAACGGGCAATACGAGAGCCTGTGGACCCTCGGCATGCGGGGCATCCACGACACCGGCATGGTCGGTCCCAAGACCATGCAGGACAAGGTCGCCCTGCTCGACAAGATCATCGCCGACCAGCGCGAGCTCCTGGCCAGGAACGTCTCGCCGGACGTCACCAAGGTTCCGCAGATCTTCGTGCCCTACAAGGAAGTGCTCGAGATCTACCGGGCGGGAGTGAAGGTCCCGGACGACGTCACCATTGTCTGGCCCGACGACAATTTCGGCTATATCCGCCAGTTCCCCAGCGCCGAGGAGGCGGGGCGCAAGGGCGGGGCAGGGGTCTACTATCATCTGTCCTACCTTGGATATCCGCTGGCCTACCTATGGCTCGGCACGACGCCGCCGGCCCTGGTGCAGGAGGAGATGATCCACGCCTGGGACAAGGGCGCGCGCAATGTCTGGATCGCCAATGTCGGCGACATCAAGCCGGCCGAGATCGGCGCCAGCCACTTCCTGGAGATGGCCTGGGACATCGACCGCTGGCGCGGCAAGACCCAGCACCAGTTCCTTGAGGACTGGAGCGGGCGCGCCTTTGGACCCGCCTTGGCCGGCAAGACCGCCGACCTGATGGACGCCTATTATCGCCTCAACTTCGAGCGGCGACCCGAGCACCTGGAGTGGCAGCCCCAGGCCGAGAACCGGCACCTGTCCAGCTATACGCCCGACGAGGTCAACGACCGGCTTCGGGCCTTCCGCAAGCTGGTGGCCGAAACCAAGGCGACCGCCGCCTCCGTGCCGCCGGAACAGGCCGACGCCTGGTTCGAGCTGGTCGAGTTCCCGATCCGCATCTCGGCCGCCGCCAACATGCGGTTCTTTGCGGCCGAGCGGTACAACGAACTTGTCGACAGCGACCAGGCGATGGCGCGCTCGGCCGGCGGGGCGGCCGTGGAGGCCCAAGCCGAGATCACCGCCCTGACCGATCGCTTCAACAACCAGGTCGCCGGCGGCAAGTGGCGCTGGCTGATGCCGGAGGAGCCTGCCGACAGCCAATGGCGGATCTATCGCGCCCGTCCGATCCCGATGCCGAGCGCCGGCCTCACCGCTGATCCGGCCAGGTTCCTGGCCGTGGTCGACGGCAACGCGCCCGCCGCCTCGCCGGTGTTCGAGGCCGAGGCGTTCGCCGCCAATACCGGCTGGCGCCTGGTCGAAGGCGTCGGTCGTGGCCGCGGCGTGATGATGGCCGACGAGCCGGGCGCCGCCCTGACCCTGGCCGTCGATGTCGCCGGTTCCGACGGCCGCCGCGCGCAACTGGGCGTGCTGCCGATCTTCCCCGACGGCCAGGCCCAGGACATCGAGCTCGATGTCAGCATCGACGGCGGCGCCGTCGAGCACGTGCGTCTGCCGCGCAAGGTCGGCTCCCCGGCCTGGGCCGAGGGCGTGCTGGACAACCTGCTGAAGATCACGGTCGGCCCGTCGCTGTCGCCGGGGCGCCATAAGATCACGGTGACGTCGGGGGCCGGCCGCGTCGGCCTCGACCGCGTGAGGCTGGTCCTACCCGAGCAGGTGGCGGTGCACGAGAACCATTAAGTGGCTCGGTGCGTCCTTCGAGGCCCGCTGCGCGGGCACCTCAGGATGAGGAATTCAGAAGCGACCCACAGTCCTCATCCTGAGGTGTGAGCCGCAGGCGAGCCTCGAAGGACGTACGGCGGTTCAAAACCGCAGCGGCCGGTCGAACCTCGAAGCGAAAGCGTTACCGCCCGTCAGGCGGCGAAACGAAGGTCGTCGCCCAACCCGCCGGCGCCGGGCCCATGGTCAGGTCCAGCACGCCGCCCTGGGCCAGCTCGGCGTGGGTGATCCAGGCGCGGTCCAGCGGCTTGCCGTTCAGCTTGGCGGCCGTGACGTAGCGGTTGGTCTCCGAGGCGGCCAAGGCCTGGATCGTGAAGGTCTTGCCGCCCTCTAGCGCCAGCGTGCTGCGCGTGAACACCGGCGAGGCGATGTAATAGTAGGGCTGGCCGGCGTTGGGATAGAGGCCGATGGCGTTCCAGACGTACCAACTGGACATCGCGCCGGCGTCGTCGTTGCCCGGCAGGCCGGTGCGGGCGAGACGATAGTGCTTGGCCATCAGCTGGCGCGCGATCTCGGCCGTCCGGTCGGGGCGGCCGGCATGGATATAGAGGTACGGCGCCAGGATGTCGGGCTCATTGCCCTGCGAGTAGTGGCCGTCGAACAAGCGGTCCAGCCAGGTCACGAAGCCCCCGCGCCCGCCGGTCTTGGCCATCAGTCCGGCGACATCCTGGGGCACGTAGGTCGAGTACTGCAGCGAGTTGCCCTCGTAGAACGGGGCGTCCCACCACGGGCCCGAACGGTCGGGATACTCGTAGGTGCAGCTGTAGTTCTCGACCCACTCGCCGTTGGGGGAGCGGGGGCGGATGCAGCCCAGCGCGTCGTCCCAGAGGTGCTTCCAGTTCGCCGATCGCGCCAGGTAGCGCCTGGCGTCCTCGGATTTCCCCAACGCCTTGGCCACCACGCCGATCGCATAGTCGTCATAGGCGTATTCCAGCGTACGTGAAGCCGAGCGGGTCTCCGTGAACGGTACATAGCCCAGCTTCAGATAGTCCTTCAGGACGCGGCCCTGCAGGAAGGGCTGGTCGCTGTCGACCTCGCCGTTCTTGCGGATCGCCTCATAGGCCAGCGCCTGGTCGAAGCCGCCCAGCCGCTTGACCACCGCGTCGGCCACCAGGATGTCGCCGTTGGAGCCGCCCTGGGTCATGCCGTTGGCGCCGGCGATGCGCGAATCCGGCATCCAGCCGGTGTGCTTGTAGGTGTCGACCAGCGAGCGGAGCATGTCGCGCTGCCGCTGCGGCTGGATCACGGTCAGCAGCGGGTGCAGCGTCCGGAACGTGTCCCAGAGGGTGTAGAAGTCCTCGTAGTGAGGCTCGTCCGATTTCCACCAGACGTTCTCGCCGGACAGGTCGTGCGGCATGGTGTGGGCGCGGTACAGGGCGGAATAGAAGATCCGCTGCTGCTCGTCCGAGCCGCCCTCGACCCGGATCTTGGCCAGGGCGTCGTTCCATTGCGCCCGGGCGGCGTGGCGATAGGCGTCGAAGTCCCAGCCGGGCATCTCTTCGGCCAGGCTGGCGCGGGCCTTGTCGGCGCTGATGAACGACACGGCCAGCTTCATTCGTACCTGGCGGTCGGTGGTGGTGTCGAAGGTGAGGTAGGCGCCCAGGCGGTTGGAGAACTCGCGCTCGGTGTCATACTCGATCATCAGGCCCTGGCGGTTGGCCGGGCTCTTGACCTGCGCGCCGCCTTCCGAACGGCCGGGGCCGGGCGTGGTCTCAAACCAGCCCTGGCCCGCCTTCCAGGCCCCGAAGGCCTTGGCGGGCCGATCGACGACGGCGTGGAAGTAGAGCGTGTAGGGCGCGGGATTCCAGCCGCCCTCGACCGTGACCTCGCCAGTCAGGGTGTGATCGTCGACCAGCTCGACCTTGGCCAGCCTCACCCGCTGGCCGCGCCCGCGCATGGCCACCACCGAGCCGACGTCGAAGATCAGCTGGCTCTCGGCGACGGCGGGATAGGTCAGGCGCTGGAAGCCGACCCGGCGCGTGGCCGTCAGCTCGACCTTGATCCGCTCGGCGTCGCTGTTGCCCAGGCCGACGCTGTAATAGCCTGGCGAAGCCTGTTCATCGCTCTTGCCGAAGTGCAGGTGGTTGACCCGCAGAGGGCCGACCGCCGGCGTGACCCGGAAGTTGCCGTACTTGCCCGAGCCGCCGGTGCCGCTGACGTGGGTGTAGCTGAAGCCCATGATCGGGCTTTTGGAGTCGTAGCCATTGGTGTCGGCGTTGGTGGTGTCGGGGCTCAGCGACACGAAGCCGAACGGCACGCCCGCGCCGGGCACGGTGTTGCCGCCGGCGACCCCGCCGCCGTCGACGCCGACGAACGGATCGGCCTTTTGCGCCAGGTCGGGGGCGGTCTGATTTGGCGCAGGGGTCTGGGCCAGCGCCGCGAGCGGCAGCGCCGCCAGGGCGACGCCGAGGAAAAGGCCGCTCAGGGCGCGCATCGCGATCAGGCCTTGTGGGTGCGGGCGTAGTGATCGAACGCCACGGCCGCGACAATGATCAGGCCGATCACCACCTGCTGAAAGTAGGAGCTGACGTGCATGATCACCAGGCCGTTCGACAGCACGCCGATCAGCAGCGCGCCAAGGAGGGTGCCGCCCACGCCGCCGGACCCGCCGGTCAGGCTGGCCCCGCCGATCACCACCGAGGCGATGACCCGCAGTTCATAGCCCGTCCCGGCCACGGCCTCG
It encodes:
- a CDS encoding histidine-type phosphatase, whose protein sequence is MTPLLRAALAAFVLLSAGSARAAAPGERLEKVVILSRHGVRAAMSSPERLEEASARPWPRFSVPPGHLTARGEALASLMGGYFHDHYVAEGLLERRGDCGAASYWANVTQRTIATAQAVGRTLSPGCAVAVGTVGEGRVDPMFEPVKAGVVVADPALARAAVAGRAGGDLAAWSASHRDAIERLDALLMQCSAGPCPPSPGKRRIFDAKPGFAEGEELVSLSGPEAFASGVTESLLMAWADGQDFAGRGWRGFDEDALTGVFALHQAEFDLRLRTPYVAKTLGGPLARRILATLEPEGSDGMIGPAGARIVFVAGHDGTLAVLGGLLRLEWALPGYQPNQIGPGGALVFERWRRADGVRVIRARFTGQSLRQLREAAPLTQATPPLSAPVFIPGCSTATPAFDCPLDRFEAIVSQALAS
- a CDS encoding GH92 family glycosyl hydrolase, with protein sequence MRALSGLFLGVALAALPLAALAQTPAPNQTAPDLAQKADPFVGVDGGGVAGGNTVPGAGVPFGFVSLSPDTTNADTNGYDSKSPIMGFSYTHVSGTGGSGKYGNFRVTPAVGPLRVNHLHFGKSDEQASPGYYSVGLGNSDAERIKVELTATRRVGFQRLTYPAVAESQLIFDVGSVVAMRGRGQRVRLAKVELVDDHTLTGEVTVEGGWNPAPYTLYFHAVVDRPAKAFGAWKAGQGWFETTPGPGRSEGGAQVKSPANRQGLMIEYDTEREFSNRLGAYLTFDTTTDRQVRMKLAVSFISADKARASLAEEMPGWDFDAYRHAARAQWNDALAKIRVEGGSDEQQRIFYSALYRAHTMPHDLSGENVWWKSDEPHYEDFYTLWDTFRTLHPLLTVIQPQRQRDMLRSLVDTYKHTGWMPDSRIAGANGMTQGGSNGDILVADAVVKRLGGFDQALAYEAIRKNGEVDSDQPFLQGRVLKDYLKLGYVPFTETRSASRTLEYAYDDYAIGVVAKALGKSEDARRYLARSANWKHLWDDALGCIRPRSPNGEWVENYSCTYEYPDRSGPWWDAPFYEGNSLQYSTYVPQDVAGLMAKTGGRGGFVTWLDRLFDGHYSQGNEPDILAPYLYIHAGRPDRTAEIARQLMAKHYRLARTGLPGNDDAGAMSSWYVWNAIGLYPNAGQPYYYIASPVFTRSTLALEGGKTFTIQALAASETNRYVTAAKLNGKPLDRAWITHAELAQGGVLDLTMGPAPAGWATTFVSPPDGR
- a CDS encoding GH92 family glycosyl hydrolase, translated to MPGLRASLSPLFVLALLTASSTAWAQADRPLYKLPVLTVGLGNDNQGDTIPGPTRPNGSIHPSPETPNPSNAGYNAAEPISGFAQLHSQGSGGVTTYGTFLLSPQVGPAQFDEAAHLSPKADEVLAADAYSVRLSRYDTRVEVTPAHYAAIYRLTYPSTDQAQVVFDVTRKVGGLVASDQADVKLFPAEGKIVGHVKAKGYWNPALIDIWFVAKFDQKPTAWGVFDKQDRKAGATEGKTGPDERLGAWQTFKAAPDKPLLVKVAVSFTSAETAEALLDREIPDWNFDRLRQETQAAWNDRLGEIEVSGLSEAQARRFYTAFYHASTHPRDRSLDQPAKELSRPNWDDHYTLWDTYRTLFPLMSVLRPSEYAANLNSLIHTFDKFGAADTAIIGGQNYHVGQGGDEVDNVLGEAALRGAQGVNWNDAWRVTHFNAFERRRPRYLESGYFGVGDLSPEPNNQRAKSGSSTLGFALNDYFAAQVAAKAGHADEAGALTKRSQNWRKIWNPETESDGFRGFLMPRYPDGKFQDIDPKLGWDGKVHNNVGYYEGTAWIYSYGVLHDLDGLVEAMGGRVRFNERLNYALDAGLIDITNEPSFATPWLFHNLGRADLSSYWAGQVFKHFTDTAYPGDEDAGAMSSNYVFNRLGLFPKLGSDLFYLHGPRHPRSLIHLEGGKTLEIVAENAGADRPYIAAARLNGKPLPGPFVSQAQLLAGGVLSFTMSGQPGQWAYDGAVLATTTDVPALSDGKTSTVWTASTGQAAVFTRPAASCLRAYTVSVGPNEADPTAWRFSGFDGTRWVKLDERRGERFDHRHATRTFALKAKAFARYRLALTAGKDVQVAEVELIAGTGCH
- a CDS encoding glycosyl hydrolase 115 family protein translates to MNRSTSIWRGALALVLCLAAAQAVQAQGRRETGALFTDSLARGGFVLVEAGRAPTIIVDPADAAVVRHAADDLADDIKTVTGQQATVAAAPAGKTAILVGTLGHSRLIDRIVAARKVDVSRLSGAWESFVIASVDRPLPGVDKALVVIGSDRRGTAFGVYEVAQGIGVSPWAWWADVTPKHRVTLFVAPGVHRFGPPSVRYRGVFVNDEDWGLYPWAVKTFDPERGDIGPKTYRRIFTLLLRLKANTLWPAMHHTTAPFNSDPANAKLAEEYGIVMGSSHAEAMLRNNVGEWKAAPETFNYATNPEGVKAYWEERAKLNGQYESLWTLGMRGIHDTGMVGPKTMQDKVALLDKIIADQRELLARNVSPDVTKVPQIFVPYKEVLEIYRAGVKVPDDVTIVWPDDNFGYIRQFPSAEEAGRKGGAGVYYHLSYLGYPLAYLWLGTTPPALVQEEMIHAWDKGARNVWIANVGDIKPAEIGASHFLEMAWDIDRWRGKTQHQFLEDWSGRAFGPALAGKTADLMDAYYRLNFERRPEHLEWQPQAENRHLSSYTPDEVNDRLRAFRKLVAETKATAASVPPEQADAWFELVEFPIRISAAANMRFFAAERYNELVDSDQAMARSAGGAAVEAQAEITALTDRFNNQVAGGKWRWLMPEEPADSQWRIYRARPIPMPSAGLTADPARFLAVVDGNAPAASPVFEAEAFAANTGWRLVEGVGRGRGVMMADEPGAALTLAVDVAGSDGRRAQLGVLPIFPDGQAQDIELDVSIDGGAVEHVRLPRKVGSPAWAEGVLDNLLKITVGPSLSPGRHKITVTSGAGRVGLDRVRLVLPEQVAVHENH